The Methanoregula boonei 6A8 genome has a window encoding:
- a CDS encoding indole-3-glycerol phosphate synthase TrpC, which translates to MILDEIVSRTKKRVEKLPATFPEPEGFRHTSLENAILSAHTKNPVIAEIKCASPSKGIIRRNVDMGMMAGVLADSGCVGISVLTEPYFFAGSVADIARVKKAVRVPVLRKDFIVDLRQVAETRALGADAVLLIAAVLKKQLPAFVDAVYDIGLEPLVEVHNADEIALALETKAKLIGINNRDLATMTIDRSTTRKLSGLVRAKDRLVVSESGMRSVDDIRELRPYCDAFLIGSSIMADKRPDKKLEEFVCA; encoded by the coding sequence ATGATCCTTGACGAGATTGTCAGCCGGACAAAAAAGCGGGTGGAGAAACTGCCCGCCACATTCCCTGAGCCGGAAGGGTTCCGGCATACAAGCCTTGAGAATGCGATCCTATCGGCGCACACAAAGAACCCGGTGATTGCCGAGATTAAGTGCGCATCGCCCTCAAAAGGAATTATCCGCCGGAACGTGGACATGGGAATGATGGCCGGCGTTCTTGCTGATAGCGGCTGCGTAGGGATTTCGGTCCTGACCGAGCCGTATTTCTTTGCGGGCTCGGTTGCCGATATCGCCCGGGTCAAAAAGGCCGTCCGGGTCCCGGTACTCCGGAAGGATTTTATCGTGGACCTGCGGCAGGTTGCAGAGACCCGGGCGCTCGGGGCCGATGCCGTGCTTCTCATCGCGGCAGTCCTCAAAAAGCAGCTCCCAGCCTTTGTGGACGCCGTGTATGATATCGGCCTTGAACCGCTCGTGGAAGTGCACAATGCAGACGAGATCGCTCTTGCGCTCGAAACAAAAGCGAAGCTGATCGGGATCAACAACCGGGACCTTGCAACGATGACCATCGACCGGTCCACAACCCGGAAGCTTTCGGGGCTCGTGCGGGCAAAAGACCGGCTCGTTGTTTCCGAAAGCGGAATGCGGTCGGTGGACGATATCCGGGAACTCCGGCCGTACTGCGATGCCTTTTTGATCGGATCGTCGATCATGGCAGATAAAAGGCCCGATAAAAAACTGGAGGAATTCGTGTGCGCATAA
- the trpD gene encoding anthranilate phosphoribosyltransferase — MTMKEAIATVVEGRDLAPAQAAAVMNMMMDGQATPAQIGGFLTALRAKGETPEEIAAFARVMREHTVHVKPRVSGTLVDTCGTGGDGAQTFNISTAAAFVAAGAGITVVKHGNRSVSSRCGSADVLTALGVDISVDPGRQAGIVQETGIIFLFAPSHHPAMKHVMATRQDLGCRTVFNLLGPLANPAGAAAQVLGVYDQKLTGPMAEVLSLLGVSRAMVVFGSGLDEITVTGETSVTELANSRITNYIVTPEQFGFTRAAPGDLLGGDPEKNARIIRAILDGAPGPARDIVLMNAGAAIYVGGRAATLAEGIRHAAESIDSGKAAGKLAALVTATRGAS; from the coding sequence ATGACCATGAAAGAGGCGATTGCCACCGTAGTGGAGGGACGGGATCTTGCTCCCGCCCAGGCCGCGGCAGTCATGAACATGATGATGGATGGGCAGGCAACTCCGGCCCAGATCGGGGGATTTTTGACCGCACTACGCGCCAAGGGTGAGACCCCGGAAGAGATCGCGGCGTTTGCCCGGGTCATGAGGGAGCATACGGTCCACGTAAAGCCACGGGTGTCCGGAACATTGGTCGATACGTGCGGCACCGGGGGAGACGGGGCGCAGACATTTAACATCAGCACGGCTGCCGCCTTTGTTGCCGCGGGAGCCGGCATCACCGTGGTCAAGCACGGCAACCGGAGCGTGAGCAGCCGGTGCGGATCGGCAGATGTTCTTACGGCTCTCGGTGTGGATATCAGCGTGGACCCGGGCCGGCAGGCAGGGATCGTACAGGAGACCGGGATCATCTTTCTCTTTGCACCCAGCCACCACCCGGCCATGAAGCATGTGATGGCTACACGACAGGATCTTGGCTGCCGGACGGTCTTTAACCTGCTCGGGCCGCTGGCAAATCCTGCGGGAGCGGCAGCCCAGGTGCTTGGGGTCTACGATCAAAAACTCACCGGTCCTATGGCAGAAGTCCTGAGTCTGCTAGGAGTGTCCCGGGCGATGGTCGTCTTTGGCTCAGGCCTAGACGAGATCACAGTCACGGGCGAGACAAGCGTGACCGAACTTGCCAATAGCAGGATCACGAACTATATAGTTACACCGGAACAGTTCGGATTTACCCGGGCTGCACCGGGCGATCTTCTTGGCGGTGACCCGGAGAAGAACGCACGCATCATCCGCGCCATTCTTGACGGGGCGCCGGGCCCGGCCCGCGATATCGTGCTCATGAACGCGGGCGCTGCCATTTACGTGGGAGGCCGGGCTGCAACCCTTGCAGAGGGAATCCGGCACGCAGCGGAGTCCATTGACTCAGGGAAAGCGGCGGGCAAACTCGCCGCCCTCGTTACAGCAACCCGGGGTGCATCATGA